In Nitrospirota bacterium, the genomic window GGATCATAACAGAATCTTACACTATGAACAAACAGCGTAAAATGTTTTGACTATGGGAAGATATTAATAAAATTATTACAATAGGTTAGCGACTACTCAACCATCAAGGATCGTTTTGCCGAGTTCAGGAGGTCTGACCTAACCTCCCCTTGTAAAGGGGAGGGATGCTATCTGTGGTTACTTTAGAAGAACCTCGGCCTCTGCTCAGCCTGTTTCTGGTTTTTCACGGCTATTGATTCTACTATTACCTCTTGTCCTTCTCCTATCCCACCGGCTTTGAGTTCCGTATAATTTCCATCACTGATACCTGTCGCAACCTTTACACGTTTTGCATTTCCCTTTTCCAATGTATATACTCCGGGCCCCTTTTCTTCCCGCCTGCCGGTATCTTTTGCTTTTCCATTTTCCGTCAGCTTAAACCGCAATGCTGCATTCGGTATCTTTACGACATCCTTCTTTTGTGCTGTGATTATTGATACATTGGCAGTCATGCCTGGTTTGAGTTTTAGCTCAGGGTTACTGACCATAATTACAGCATCATACGTAACCACATTCTGCACAGTAACAGGGGCATTCCTTACCTGGAAGACCCTGCCCTTGAAAGTAGTCTCAGGATAAGCATCTACTGTAAATTCCGCACCCTGTCCGTTTCTTATCTTGCCGATGTCGGCCTCATCCACACTGGTATCTATCTGCATCCTGGTTAAATCCTGTGCAATGGTAAATAACGTCGGGGTCTGAAAACTTGCGGCAACCGTCTGACCCGCATCTACATTACGTGATACAACAGTCCCATCCACAGGAGAAACTATCTTTGTATAACCAAGATTTGTCTCAGCAATTTTAAGTGCGGCCTCAGCCTGTACTATCTGTGCCTTCACAACACCAATCTGTGCCTTTGCTGTTTCATAGTTGGTCTCTGCCGTATCCTTTTCACCCCTTGCAATCAGGTTTCTTGAAAATAGTTCTTTATTCCTGTCGAAAGTCCGCTTAGCATCAGTAAGTGCAGCCTCAGCCTTATCCAGATTTGCCTTTGCTGAAAGAAGATTTGCCCTTGACTGCTCTGCCTGTGCCTCAAATACAGAAGGGTCTATCTCTGCTATGAGCTGACCTTTCTTAACCGGTGAATTAAAATCAATGTAGATATGTTTTATTGTCCCTGAGACCTGAGTCCCCACAAGGACAGTGGTTACGGCATTTACCGTCCCGGTTGCAGTAACAGCCTCCTGTATGTCACCCTTTAATATCTTTGCAGTTCTGAACTTCTGTTCTTTGGAATTATTTTTGAATAGAAATAGTCCTGCTGCACCGGCAATTAGAACGATAATAATTACAATCAGTATCTTTTTCATCCAAGAATCCTCTCCGGCGGGGTAAGAAAACCCCGCCTATCCACATATAGATTGAGGATAGGCGGGGTTTTCTTGTCCCGCTGATTTTCATGGCCATTTATGAAACCCCATCCCCACCCTAACCCTCCCCTTGAAGGGGAGGGGATAAAAACTAAGCACCCTCTCCCTCAGGGAGAGGGCCCGGGTGAGGGTGGGGTTGTTTCATCCTGAGCCTCATTTTCATCATCCTTTGTGAGCCGAAGGCTCATGAGGGTTCATCAGCAATCTTATTTCTACCTTCTTGCTTCTAACTTCTATCATCTAACTTCTTACTTCTGCTCTTCCCCATGGCCTTCTCAATGTTTGCCTGCGAAATCTTATAATCATAGAGGGCCTGTATATAGGTTGTCTTTGCATTGGTTAATACCGTCTCTGCATCTGTAACCTCAATAGGGCTGCCGACACCGGCATCATACCTCCCCTTTGCTATATCCCGGTTTTCCTCTGCCTGCCTTACTGTCAGCTCTGCCGCAGGTATCCTCTCCCCTGCCTCATGCAGATTTAGATATGCCTGCTGTACCTCAAGGAATACGTTCTGACGTAATAATTCTTCATTTGCCTTTAAGACACTCAGGTTTGCGGATGATTCCTCTACCTGATATGTTGTGGAGTAGCCGCTGAATATTGGAAATGAAAGGGTTGCTCCTATGTTCCAGCTCTTATTGTCATTAATGGAACCCAAACTCTCTCCTGTCCAATTATATGCAGCATTACCTGTTATTAGCGGATAAAATCCTTTCTCAGTAAGATCAATGGAGTATTCCGCAGCACGTACCTTTGCACTGATTGACCTTATATCAGGCCTGTATTTGTATGCCTCTGACAGTGCTTCTTCGAAGGTTATCGGGAAGCTTTGAAATGTGAGATTATCTTCAATACTATATTCCGGTGCATCTGGAAGCCCTATTGCATTATTGAGGTTTGCAACGGCAATTTTAAGTGCATTTTCAGATTTGATCAGGCCCAGCCTTGCATTGCTCAGATCAACCTCCGCCTTTGTAACATCAAACCTGGGTTTTGTGCCGACCTCGTAAAAACCCTTTGCCTGTTCAAGATGCTGTTCAAATTGTTTAACCGTCTCATTAGCAACACCCCTGTTCCTGCGGGCCTGCAATACTCCGTAATACGACTTTTTGACATTTAATAATACCTGCTCTGATATATTCTCAAGGTCTGAACGCGAGGACTCCAGATTCAATTCCTGAATAGTAACCTGAGAAGACGTTTTTCCGAAATCATAGATATTCTGATTAAGGGAAAGACTGCTTGTATATTGATTAGTATCTGCTGTATTTGTACCTGATGGAGTAGTCTTAGATTCTGCAGATAACCTCTTATAACCTGCTGACCAGTTCAACTGCGGATAGTAATTTGCAGACGCCTGTCCTATCCTTCCCTGATTGGCATTGACCGTATTCTTTGATGCAATAATACCGGGGTGCCTTAATAAAGCAATCTCCATACACTTTTCAAGATTTATAGAGTCCCCTTTATTTATCAGCTCGTCCGCCACTGCCTCAAACGGTGTAATTAGAACAAGCAGCAAAATTATTGCAGATATAAGGTAATATTTCATTCGAAAATCAACCCCATCCCCACCCTACCCCTCCCCTTGAAGGGGAGGGAATCAATATAGCCCCCTCTCCCTCAGGGAGAGGGGCCGGGTGAGGGTGGGGTTGTTTCATCCTGAGCCTCATTATCATCCCCCTTTGTGAGCGCCCCGCTCATGACGGTTCATTCGAAAATCTCCTCCGGCGGGGTAAGAAAACCCCGCCTATCCATATCTACGAGGATAGGCGGGACATTCCTGTCCCGCTGATTTTCATGTACCTTTGTGAGCCGAAGGCTCATGACGGTTCATTCGAAAATCTCATTTTTAACCACAGAGGCACTGAGACACAGAGATTTTTTATTTATAAATCTCAAATCTTTTCTCTGTGCCTCTTGTGTCTCTGTGGTTAATTTTCATTACCATTTGTGAACCGAAGGCTCATGACAGATCACTCGAAATTCCTTAAAAAATTACCACGTATAACAAATAACCTTACCTGTAGTTGACTGTACAATCCACCCCAAAGGGTTGTGAAATAGTATAGGCAGCCCGGTATTTTATATTCCGTGGCCCGCCTACCAACGGAGTAAGATCAAAGGACGTCCACCAGCGTACTCCAAGGGTAAGGTCTGTGCCGCTTGTATATGATGTATAACTATCTCTTATGTATGCACCGGATGCGTCTCCATCCTCGGTCCTAAGCGTTTCTATTCGTCCATCATCTGTTTCTTTTTGTAGGACTGCCTTTATAACAGTACACCGTGGTGGTAACATCCTTGTTGCATCCCATCCGGATGGTCTGACAACGTCAACATCGTCTGCATGAAATGGATTATATAGATGTTCATTCCATTCGGAAACAAGTGGTGGAATAATCTCAGTACCAATCGGTGTATAACATTGACCGCTATCCGTCAAACCCGGACCAAGAGCTAATACCGGTAATGGCAGATATGTAACGCTTCGGAAGCTGTTCTGCCACCAGTGTATCTTCATCTCAAGGTCTTCCCCTCCCTGATGCCAGTCCTGCGGGTCAAGGCTGACCCCAAAGTCACCGTGGTAGTTATAACGATACCCATTGCCTGAGTCCGCAGCATTCTCACCTGTAGGGGTTTGAACCCTTATCCTGACATCCTGAACACTACATCCATTGTAAAGCCTCGTGCCTCTGAACCATGTATCATCACCATCAGAGCCTAATAACCCTGCAGGGTGATTCCACCATCCGGACTCAATATTCGGGGCAATTCCGACCTGCTGAAAGGCAGACAGCACTGCACTGCAGTCTCTGTTTGTCAGCTCATCATTAAATGTATGGCTGCTGACATCAGAATTAATCCATGTCTGACAGGAGTTAAATACACCGATCATCTGGTCTGAAAAACCTGACCAGTTACGCAGATAAAAATTCAGTGCATAGAAATACAGGGCAGCGACTTTATCCATACCAACCCTGTCAGAGAGCAGGACTGCGGCCCTGTTTGGGATACCGCTATTAATATGCACTCCCCCTGCGTCGTCATTATTATTATTATTATTTGCGAAATTGGTAAGACATGCTGAACCCCTGTAGCAATCACCATCCATAGTACCTGGCTGGTTTGAAAACCCTGCTGCGCCTGGATTTCTCATATTCCTCCGAGCACCAGGGAGATTAACCGCTGCAGACGCCCATACCTCACCATGAATCCATGGGGTAGCTGCATTAAGATATACCAACTCCCCAAAGACATCAGAGTATGACTCATTGAGTGCACCGGATTCATCTGCATAAGTCAGATTTGCAGTCTCCCTTGTTACGGCATGGAATAGCTCATGTGTCACCACGTCAGAGCCATTCCCAAGATTGGGACAGAAACCAAGGTAGCTAGGTACAGGTCCAAATCCCGGTACACTGTGAGCATTGGAAGTTCGACCTGCACACGTTGTTCCCTGGCTAAAGAGGTCTGTTGCTATGTCGCCGAGGTTTATTATTGCAGGCAGGCTTCCCCCATTCGGATCCCACGGCGGACTCCCTTCGTACACAATAGGGAAAAGTCCATTTCGCTGCCCATCTACAAAATACCTGAATGCACCATTCAGAGAATCTCTTACCGCTTTAGCCTCTGTATCATTATTATAATTCGCCTCCTGTGCCTGACCTGTCATATAACTATTCTTCATATACGGCACCTCAGCACTGCCTCCGGCATTATATACACGGGGTGTCTCCGACTCAATAGTCCGGTAGCTGTAAAGTACATTACCATTAAGTGCATCCACATACCCAAGCCAGCCATTGACGGCTATCTTCCATGACAGCCTGTTCTCAAGGGGCTTTTCTCCTCTGTATCCTTTAACAATCTTTCCGGGGAATATTCCGAGTTCAGAAACAACCTCAGTATTATTTGTAGTTACCTGATTCTCCATTGCGTTCACGATATTATTTATATTAACAGGGTCATTACAGTTTTCTTTGCAATTACTTAATGCTATCTGTTTATACAACGACTTAAAAGCCTCAGGCTTTTGTACTGAAGGCTCTGCAGGGAGGTATAGTTGAGGAACGAAATTCCCTGTTACAGACAACAGCTTTTTGTCGGGCGATACATCAAAATTGAGTCCTGACCCGAATACAGGCATATCAGCGTACTTCTGTTCAGTAGTAATATGAAAATTGCCGAACATGTCACGCTTTACCTTACTAATCTTTAATTGCTTCCGTGGATCGCCTGTAAGGAAGATAGCCGGATACTCCTCAAGGAATTTATAA contains:
- a CDS encoding M4 family metallopeptidase — protein: MVKKILACLIILLSISSVLYAAEKGVKGRSGDLFKALEGEEKARTPDKEEIPPKKDELKTDRKSDTKPDEKPSVLPQVRYLSESQLKQVKELEGVSRKGIENIGVWEDIHSPRVIQFDLAGDEVKGSNRIENGLKLIAKYGTLLKVSDTKTLRPVASPEMRGDCSILRFQHVIDDVPVWGSGLSLIVRNDGSTSGIAGRYIHDANVKSIKPSISVEKARSLAFKSLNPKQAGELKGGLTILSHHNLSGPDKKDILAWHFIIEDKRSGMRNNLFVDATNGNVTIIPELIRDGQRGETVSCTPHVDGIPRYHISEQTGVPDYYSFVHFGGLDLNFGKNDVLPQEVVYKFLEEYPAIFLTGDPRKQLKISKVKRDMFGNFHITTEQKYADMPVFGSGLNFDVSPDKKLLSVTGNFVPQLYLPAEPSVQKPEAFKSLYKQIALSNCKENCNDPVNINNIVNAMENQVTTNNTEVVSELGIFPGKIVKGYRGEKPLENRLSWKIAVNGWLGYVDALNGNVLYSYRTIESETPRVYNAGGSAEVPYMKNSYMTGQAQEANYNNDTEAKAVRDSLNGAFRYFVDGQRNGLFPIVYEGSPPWDPNGGSLPAIINLGDIATDLFSQGTTCAGRTSNAHSVPGFGPVPSYLGFCPNLGNGSDVVTHELFHAVTRETANLTYADESGALNESYSDVFGELVYLNAATPWIHGEVWASAAVNLPGARRNMRNPGAAGFSNQPGTMDGDCYRGSACLTNFANNNNNNDDAGGVHINSGIPNRAAVLLSDRVGMDKVAALYFYALNFYLRNWSGFSDQMIGVFNSCQTWINSDVSSHTFNDELTNRDCSAVLSAFQQVGIAPNIESGWWNHPAGLLGSDGDDTWFRGTRLYNGCSVQDVRIRVQTPTGENAADSGNGYRYNYHGDFGVSLDPQDWHQGGEDLEMKIHWWQNSFRSVTYLPLPVLALGPGLTDSGQCYTPIGTEIIPPLVSEWNEHLYNPFHADDVDVVRPSGWDATRMLPPRCTVIKAVLQKETDDGRIETLRTEDGDASGAYIRDSYTSYTSGTDLTLGVRWWTSFDLTPLVGGPRNIKYRAAYTISQPFGVDCTVNYR
- a CDS encoding efflux RND transporter periplasmic adaptor subunit; the encoded protein is MKKILIVIIIVLIAGAAGLFLFKNNSKEQKFRTAKILKGDIQEAVTATGTVNAVTTVLVGTQVSGTIKHIYIDFNSPVKKGQLIAEIDPSVFEAQAEQSRANLLSAKANLDKAEAALTDAKRTFDRNKELFSRNLIARGEKDTAETNYETAKAQIGVVKAQIVQAEAALKIAETNLGYTKIVSPVDGTVVSRNVDAGQTVAASFQTPTLFTIAQDLTRMQIDTSVDEADIGKIRNGQGAEFTVDAYPETTFKGRVFQVRNAPVTVQNVVTYDAVIMVSNPELKLKPGMTANVSIITAQKKDVVKIPNAALRFKLTENGKAKDTGRREEKGPGVYTLEKGNAKRVKVATGISDGNYTELKAGGIGEGQEVIVESIAVKNQKQAEQRPRFF
- a CDS encoding TolC family protein, with amino-acid sequence MKYYLISAIILLLVLITPFEAVADELINKGDSINLEKCMEIALLRHPGIIASKNTVNANQGRIGQASANYYPQLNWSAGYKRLSAESKTTPSGTNTADTNQYTSSLSLNQNIYDFGKTSSQVTIQELNLESSRSDLENISEQVLLNVKKSYYGVLQARRNRGVANETVKQFEQHLEQAKGFYEVGTKPRFDVTKAEVDLSNARLGLIKSENALKIAVANLNNAIGLPDAPEYSIEDNLTFQSFPITFEEALSEAYKYRPDIRSISAKVRAAEYSIDLTEKGFYPLITGNAAYNWTGESLGSINDNKSWNIGATLSFPIFSGYSTTYQVEESSANLSVLKANEELLRQNVFLEVQQAYLNLHEAGERIPAAELTVRQAEENRDIAKGRYDAGVGSPIEVTDAETVLTNAKTTYIQALYDYKISQANIEKAMGKSRSKKLDDRS